Proteins found in one Salvelinus alpinus chromosome 11, SLU_Salpinus.1, whole genome shotgun sequence genomic segment:
- the LOC139534331 gene encoding ER membrane protein complex subunit 4: MASPGGQGGGAVSTRGAGARRMKWALELSLGNARGRGDRQSNQGDVMYPIGYSDKPVPDTSIQETDKNLVEKRCWDVALGPLKQIPMNLFIMYMSGNTISIFPIMMVCMMAWRPIQALMSMSATFKLLENSNQQWLQGLVYSVGNLLGSALAIYKCQSMGLLPTHSSDWLAFIEPPQRMEIMGGGMVL, encoded by the exons ATGGCGTCtccagggggacagggaggaggggcAGTGTCTACAAGAGGAGCAGGAGCTAGGAGGATGAAATGGGCTCTGGAGTTGAGCTTGGGCAATGCTAG GGGTCGTGGAGACAGACAGAGTAACCAGGGAGATGTGATGTACCCCATTGGATACTCAGACAAACCAGTCCCAGACACCAGCATCCAGGAAACAGACAAAAACCTGGTGGAAAAG CGTTGTTGGGACGTGGCCCTGGGCCCTCTGAAGCAGATTCCCATGAACCTGTTCATCATGTACATGTCTGGGAACACCATCTCAATCTTCCCTATCATGATGGTCTGTATGATGGCCTGGAGGCCCATCCAGGCTCTCATGTCCATGTCTGCCA CATTCAAGCTGTTGGAGAACTCTAACCAGCAGTGGCTCCAGGGGCTGGTCTATTCTGTAGGGAACCTGTTGGGCTCGGCATTGGCTATCTACAAGTGTCAGTCAATGGGTCTTCTCCCAACTCACTCTTCTGATTGGCTCGCTTTCATAGAACCGCCTCAG AGGATGGAGATCATGGGTGGAGGGATGGTATTGTGA